The window ACTATCCCGGTATTCTCCTTACAGTGGCTTCTGAATGATATGAAAagttttcataaataaaaagatgaaGATCCTTCAAGAGGGTGAAAATGTATTTGATGCAGAGCAAAGCTTGCTTTGAGAGGCGGAGTTTGAGATAGAATAGGAGAGTGAGGGAGGAGGGTGAGTAACATGAAGAGAAACAAGTAGACCAAAAACTTCTTAATGAAGCCCAGAATTTAGCTAATACACAAAATTCTAATCCtaatatgtaaaataaaaatgagttcGCACCTACATTTCGAATAAAGACAACATTTCATCTTTTATCCATCATCAGCAGTGATTTTAAAGAGATGAAAAACAAGTGCACTCACCAAGACAATAAACGGACATCAGAAGGAGCTGCCACCAAATTCTGATTTTCCATGgcactcaatggaatccaagACACCCAAGAATCTCTGAAACCACAGGAACGGAGAAATGTTCCAAGTGTCTGTCTGATCAAATCAAATCGATCCTTGGAATACTCAACAATATCCATCTTGTTAATAGCAACTATAATTTGATCAACACCAAAACTTCTAATAAGTTGTGCATGCTCCCTTGTCTGTCCCTTGCCAACATCCATACCAGCTTCGAATGCACCAACAGACGCATCTATGAGAAGTATCGCAGCATCAGCTTGTGTTGCCCCAGATATCATGTTAGGAACAAAATCTTTATGGCCAGGTGAGTCAAGCACAACAACATGATATTTTCTGGAATCAAAGTATGCAACAGCCACTGTCATAGTTATTCCTCTTTCCCTCTCTTCGGTACTCTCATCCAATGCCCAAGCATACGCGAAGGACCCCTTTCCCTGATTAAATCATGAACCCAACTTGAACACGAGATTCAAGCTTCAAAAGTACTCAAATAAAAAATCGCAATTAGATTACCTGCAAGTTTGCCTCTTTCTCATATTTGTGCATTTCTTTCTGAGATATCCTTCCCAAAAGGTGAAGCAACCTACCTGAGAGTGTTGATTTTCCAGAATCAACATGACCAACCTACAATAACAAGTGAAACAAAAATTGGCTCCATTTCCTATCAACTGACAGTAGGAGGAGGACAACGAGTAGGATTGTAAGACCATAATCTAGTGGGGCTTACTATTGCAAGATTCAGTTGAGTCAGTGTATCTACAGCTTGGTCAGGAAGCATCCACTTCTCGGGTTTATAGTCCGCTTGTGAACGAGATTCTCCAACACTAACACTATTAGAATATCCAGATCGAGCATCCAAAGTCATGTTTTTCAAGCCACTGGTAACACTCTGTGACTTGCCCCTAATTTCAGAAGTGCTCTCAACCCCACTGTCACGTCTGCTTGTTGGCTGCGAAGCAGATGAACTCTCTGAAAATTTACCATTTTCTTGTATAGTAATCGCACCACTACTTCCATGGTGATAACTAACTGTCCGATTCTCCAACTTATTTTGCTTATCTAATctaccttgttctcttttttGTGCCATTGTAGATGAGCTACCTGACCATTCAGCACTTGATTGTGTGCTAACTACACTACTCTTCTTCGCAACATTTGAGTAAGCTTTTGAAGATTTCAAGTCAATAACACCAGCTGCAAATAAAACATATTAGAGAACCATATCAAACAATTTTATCTCACAAAAAGACTAATAAAAGTATATTTAGAAAACTCACCAATATAGCTTGTTTTCTGAAAAATAGATACTTCTAATCACTTAATGCACTAGGAAGGCATTATATGTCAGTTACCGTAGCAGACTTCTTCTCAGTCCAAAaccaatcaaagaaaaaaacattaagaGTCTGAAGGAAACCCATTGTTGAAGACCcccaaacaaattcaaacaatGAAAAGTTCTGTCCAGGTTTTGGCAAGGACTTTTAGATCACTTATATTGAAAGTCTGGATTACATATATTATGCTATCAAAAATCTCAAATATTAAGATAGCTTTCTTCTAGTCCATAGGTTACTATATAATAATACGGGAACCTTTCTGTGTGGACTGTAAGTTGTGACAAAACAATACCCACAATGGAATTTTAATAATATAAGAAAAGCATACCTTTTGAACCTGTTTTGGAGGACCACAATCCATTAGAAACCACGTCATCTGGGGATGGAACATCAAACTTGAAAGGAGCTGTATCATCAAAGCAAGCAAAGTTAGAACTCAGAACATATATgccacaaatatatataatgacATTCTTTAAGTGGTAAAAGATGGTAGATGCTTGGATTAAAAAGTATCTCTCAACTGTGAAAATGGTGATGTTCTAACTCTACTCTAAATCATCTTTAGGAAAAAGAGTGCAGACCTATATCAATACGGTGTTTGTTATGAACATTAAAAGTGTTATGGAATTCATGAATAGGTCCTTTGAAATCCCCAAGCCTGTGGAAGTTATTGCCCTCTTCTATCATAGAATCATCTTTCTGCTGATGAAATAGTACAGCCTGTTTTGGCTTCTGGTGCGGCAATGATGCAAAAATAGACTTGGCCATTATAGATACTCCAGAATCTTTGCATCTGCCTTCAACTGCATGAAAGAGATTTCTAAAAAGGGCAATGAACTtgacttttattttgttttttaaaaggCATTAAATTGAAATGAAACCTGAGTAACAAAGACTAACATACAAACTGTTCCTTAAAAAAGATGAGATCTACCCAAAGGGCGATGTCATATAATATAAGATTAAGCACGGTATCCTTTCCCAAACCAACAAATACATGCAAAATCttcttatataaaaaaatacaagagGAGGGTTTAGGCAATGGAATGTCCTTGCCACACAGAACTCCCAGGAAATAAAAAGTAAGAAACTCACAGAGTAGCTCACAAAGGTTTAGGATACACTCAATACCTgttttattatctctaatgCTTTTAGACAAAGGGTTGCGAAGAACCCCACAAATGTCACATGCAGACATATTCTCTTCATTATCATACGTGCAAATGGAACAACTCCAGACCTTAGGCCTTTCAGTTTCCCGCTTTGACTCAACTGCTTTGCCTGTTACTGCTATTACACATTCAGCAGCAGATACAACAGTTAAGATGTATATATGTAATGGCTGTAATTAGTAGATGAACAAGGTAAAGAGATAAATAAGGAATTTTTTGACAAAGACTTGGCATTGACAAACTTAGCATTTTTCAGATTGCAAGGTAGTATGTCATTATGTGAAATCTCAAATACTGGACAAACAAACATTTTCTACTTCTAGATTGCAAAAGTATATTCCAAGATGAAAGTGAATTAAATCTTTGCATTTTTGAAGAGTGAACCAACAAAATAGATCCATCAAACCAAATATACACTACCAAAAATGGAAGGAAGCAAACTAAGAATTACTTCAAAGCTGTAAACGACCATGCAGATTCAAGGACAACTTTGGGTGAAGAATGAAAATAAATTCAAGTAAAACGATCACTAACCATTCTTTTCTATTCCAgactcatcatcatcatcatcataatcATAATCATAATCTTCGTAAGCATCGTACTCATCATCATAATCAATTCCGTAGTTTACTTTATGAGGCATGGTCCTATGGAAAGAACTGGCTCAATTAGATacaaatatacatacatataaaaagtcagtaaccacaaaacaaaatgagcaACATACCCAGTGCATACACCGCCGCAGCCCTTAAGACGGGTTGATTTACTAAGCGTGACTTAATCAAAACCAGAACAATGCTTATTCAATGCCGAAAACTATCGTAAGAGTTTGAATTCCAGCTGCGCAATGAATTGCTCTATCTCTCTGCCACATGAATGAAGCTGCACCCAATCACACGAAAACCCGAAAACAATCAGTTGCCTATTACAAAATTGAAATGCTCTGCTTtctaaaaagaagaagatctgaaaaatcaaaacttgaagcaactgggagaaaatagaaaagcaaattcaaatcaacagctttctcagcaaccaaacaagttTAGAACAGCTTGTTAATTACGCATTTATGCCGAATGAGAAATTTGGGGGAAAATTCAGTAAAATTCGATGAAAAGTAAAATCCGATGAAGAAATTCCAAGAGACGCAGTGGCGCACATTgaaattggatgaattggaaTGCTTGAAGAGGAGAATTAGGGTTTACCTGGTGCAGCAGGAGTAGTGAGGAGCAAAGGGAGAAGATGgtactttttccttttcttcttcttcttcttgttccctttcttcttcttcttgttcgtTTCCTGTGGGGTTAATACTGGGACTGGATATTATGGAGGAAACTGAAGGAAAGAGGTTTCCCGAACACCTTCTAGGCTCCTACTACTAAAATTTTcgaccaaaaataaataaaaatctttccaataaaataaaaaaccttttttcttttcttttggttggATGAATTGAGAAAACCGGAATTTTGgggaaaagaaattgaaattggatatAATACCTACATGTATTCAATGTAACTAGCATATGTCCACATATTTTGCTTTaaattcaaactcatttaaCGGTAATAAATAAGATGGTGAATATTATTGCCACtttggtgagcaaaaatgcactcttGTGTATgtgcctaattttttttcttcttatttttaaaatgagaaggaaagagagggagagaaagaaaaaacttgGAAATTATGGCGTTCACTTCATAATATAATTCAATGATCCgaactttttatcttttatgcCTTCTCTCAAAGGTCAtgtctataaaaaatcatccaaatctgAAATCATATGACTGTTAGATTAAGAGTTTATGGTTTCTTTGTAAAAACATATTCGtcaattttcttcactacaaatgaatctcttaatgattttggatttgtctaatttttttcaaGGATGATATGAATGATGTTATAACTTATAACCCAAAAAAAAGGTCCAAGTAATAAATAGCACCCACAAGATTACCTTGACCTTCAACGACTCTATAAGTATCTCTCTCATTGGTTCTAGAATTAAACAAGAATTAATTACAAATATTTGGTAATAATATCACTACTACTTCAATTTGCCCCAAAAGGGATAATATTTTGTGATTTGCCCCAAAAACTGCAATTGGTTTGCAGATACTTTTTGCTATATACCATATGACCCTTCGTATACATATACAGTGAAGGTTTATCATTTACAACATTTGCAAGGCAATTTACAACTTTGAGGTAGCAGGTTCTCATCCGATAAGAGTGTAAACATTCTGTGTCGTATAATACTCGTAAGTTGGATTACGTTTTTGAAGCTCAACTCCAAAACTTGGTCTATCTATCAGATAACACCGAATCACTCCACGAAAGCATCAGATCTCGTATAACGGTTGGGAAATCTGCAAGTCCGAGCACAGGATTTTGAGATATAAACACAAAAGTTCGGAAAATAAATAACCGGTTTCCTTGCGTCACGTTATAAACAATCTGGCAAGTAATGCTACTTGTAGGTTTGTACCACATTGCTTACCGCATCTCTCGCAAAAATGGAACCCATTGATATAAGTGAATCTACTTGGGATTCGGCTTTTGTAAAACATACGGTTGCAAATACTCTAATTCGTAGACTAAAACTTGAGTTTACAAAGGGCAAGATGAAGTTTTTTACCTCGTGCTACTTCCATAGCGACTGACGGTATGTCTATCTGATCTTCAACGAGTCTATACACATCCACAAGCTAGAGAGAAGACACATTGACAACATATCTTATCAAAACTCAATTCTTGGGTcgttatcttttattttttatgaaaataatagtTTTGTCAGATTTTCGTACCTCTTCAATGTGAAGCCTTGAATCTTCCGTCAAAGCAAGAATAAGCTTTCTACGAATTCCTTCATCAAAAATGAAAAGGCGAGCTCCATCTTTGATGGTGTCAGTGAGGTCCAGTTTCCTACTAACTTGCAATTCTCTTGACCGTTGCCTGCAAAAAACAGCCCAAGAAAATATAGGGTTTTAAACTCCTAAGCAGAAGAACAAACAAATAGGCAAGCATGCCCATGAGCAGATACTGACGTGTCTACAGCTTGAAATGCAGGATTGCTGTTCATCTTGGTTACGTTTTCTTTGGCCAGAACAATAAGGTTTTCTAGCCGCTTCCATTGGAAAACACCATCTTTAAAAAGTACCTAAAACCAGAAGCAGATTATTGTCAAAGGATCTCTATTTCAGCAAAAATAGCTTTAAACTAGTTAATCAGAAAATTCCTCTAAATCAATATAGCTGTTCCTGTGGGCAATACTGCATGTTTCATTCGCagcaactttttatttttcttcattttttcaaCTGCAGAGCAAGTTAAGGAGTACAAAGGGTTCTTGAATGTATTTGGATTGGATGTGATTTAAATTCAAGTTATTCAACTAACAGGCTTCCAAGTACATCACATACATAATAGCTAGCTTTAAACACACCTGTATGAGGCGTTCACGGAGAGCTGGGTTTGGATCTGTCAGGAGGCGCTTTGCCACATATGGATAGGCAACCTGTTTGACTGAATAATGTCAATAATAGTATGGGGAAGGAAAGCATGTACAACACAGATGGCTATCATCGCAATAACAAAATTTGCATATGAGATATGAGGTTTCTAAATGTAAAACATGGCAGGCACTCTGTCGTAGCATATAAATAGCATATAAATAACTCAAAGTaatgtttaaataaaaaattcaacaacATATACCACTGGGTTGAATCCATTACAGAAAACTTTTACATGCCGAATAACATCAATTAAAAGATATGATACCCACAAAAAGTACCAAAAAAGATCTGCCCTTACCTCAAGAAACTTGAAGTCTGGCTGCAAAGTAAAACAGATGCCCTCTTGAGTCAATAAAGAACGGATGACAAGGGAAAACCTCTCCGGGATACGGATGGGATAGTTGTAGACTAATTGGTTAAACTTCCCTGCAGCAGAGCCAGCAAAAAGCATAGTGCATGTCAAAAACTACACtagaaaagataaataaaaggaACTAACAAAACACAATTATTCATTTCCCTCAAAGCATCAGAAAACCCTGCAGGCAACTAAATCGTAATAGAAAACATATCAGCAGTCTGCATACGCACAcgcacatgcacacacatgcacaaTGAATTTGAATGTAATGTTCTATTATAAGAATGAGGTAACTCCCAACATTACCAGGTACCCCgacataaaatttataaatttgacaAGTAAGCTAGAGCGAAGGCATCATACAATTTCCAGTTAAAATCTTAATATTAGAGAACTAAAATCAACCTTGCCTAACTCTCGCTTTCAGTAGACACACTTACTGTTAGCTGACAACAGTGAGGTGTTCTATAGGATACTCTTGTCAATTTTTTGACAGTGAAAATATTATAACAGCAATAATACTTTGTATTCTTTTATTACAAAACATAGTAAGAGGTAGCTCTCTGTAAATCTATAAACCCTTAATCGTGGTGAAGCCGGACTGATGTAGTATAATGCCAAGGAACTTTACAAATTATGCTAAATGTCATCTTTATACAGTTATAATTCTTACATCCCCGAGCAAATGTGCTTCAAATATTATGAGTGTCCCAAATGAACATCTAATGATTCTAAACCACAATGTATATTATATAATGTAGACAAGGGAGATGCATTCCCAAGTTCCAAGAGTTCTAAAACAACGTAGATTTTCCatggaaagaaaacaaaaaacggAAGTAAAAGTAAAGACTTTAGGACATGAAATTACCGGTAACGCTTCGAAAATTAAAGTCAGACAGTCCTTTTCCAACAGAGTTCTGCCATATCGATTCTAAAGCTGGAACAATAGGAGAGACATCGGTCCCAGGAGCCAAGAAGCCAAGTCTGGTGAAATCATTTGCCATCTCAACATAGTCCTCGTTTACAGCATGGACAACAGCGTCAAtcaaaatttgtttattttgctgaaaaaaattaaaatatagatCAACATGTAGGACatgtaaattaaaataaactaacGTTACTAAcccataataaaaaaatagcaAATATAAAACATTCTATTTTCATAAAGACAATAGAAATGCAATAGTTTTGGTGGCTGGGCTGTCATGGTCCATGTATGCATAGTTAAAATGTTATGTTAACCCTCGTGGCCATAAGGAGAATTgaagatttcaaattttaaaagagtaTATTACAAGACTCTGAACTAAGGGAAAGTGATACATCTTTGCATCTTGGCCGTGGATGCGATGGAAAGAGATACCCTTTTACATTGATTTCTCTCATTGACCTCAATAATCAACAAAGTGTCAGATGCCGATGTactaaagataaaaaaaaaaaaaggggcttTACTACTCTCTCATTCATTAATTACTGAATACCATGGAAGTGCATATTTCACCTGACTAAGCACAGCAACATTCCCAAAGTCCACATATGCAATACGCCCATCACGCATGGCAAAAACATTTCCAGGATGTGGATCCCCATGGAACAACCCAAATTCCAGTAATTGCCGCAATGCAGCACTGACTCCAACCGTTAAGAACCCATTCACATCAATACCAGCTTCTTTAACAGCCTGAAATGCAGGGCAGGTTATTATTGATATAGATATGATATCTCATTGCTCTAAAATACCGTCTTTTATCTTGACAATCATACCCGTGGGTTAGTGCACCGAATGCCATCAATCCACTCCATCACTAGAACACGTGAACTACAAAGCTCTTTGTAAACTAGAGGAATTTTGACAGTAGGATCACCTTCAAAGTTCAGAAGAAAATCTTCAATATTACGGGCTTCCTGTTTAGAGGAAAGAGGGTTGGAGTACTAATTAGAAAGGTCGAAAGAAAAAAAGCGGTTTAAATTGCATTGAAATGACAATGTTAATGAGGCCATAGGCATAATATAATGGCGCCAAAGTCTAATTTTTGTCCTCCTATAGCACAGGTCTGAAAGGTACCAAAGTGTAATCAAGCTCCTCCAAAAGCTTCTCACCAAATTCATCAACAATCAGCTCAGCATTGCACCCCAGTTTCTGCAGACTGATGCCATTTAAGAATGAAGCAAGAGTTCGGAACAGAAAAAGATCCCGATATATTATAGGTTCTATCTGCGGCCTTTGAACCTGTAAgtgaaaaaaacataaattagatttttttttttcaacatttttgCCGCAGTAATGTTTTCAGCATTGTCACAACACATTAACTGTAGAGCTGTTAATGACCTAAGAAAAGGCCCCTTGGTAAACCTTAATAGCAACTTCCTTGCCAGAGTCACGTAACGTAGCTCGGTATACTTGACCTAAACTAGCAGCTGCTATCGTCTGAGAAGAAATTTTACTGAAAACAGCTTCAAGGGGTCgccccatttcttcttctattatgTTGAAGGCAACCTGAAGCAATGCATGCCATATGCTAGAATAAGTTAAGCAAACCCCACACAGTAGAAGTGTCTCATCACAAATGCAAGCAACTGGAACCAATAACTTTTTGGTAAATTGAGATTTTACCTGATTGGGGAAGGGAGGAACGTCATCTTGAAGAATGCACAGTTCGTTCATATAATCTTCTCTGATAATATCAGGTCTGTTTGCAAGAACCTTTCAATACATGGGTGAAATCAGGCATGTGTTTAATTGCAcaagaatttgaatttaaagatCTGTTCATCAAGAATTATTACCTAAATATTAGAATTAACCTAAAAATCGTAATCCCAAATGCATAAAATCGACCACAATGAATTCTAGTCTTTCAATCTTTTTAATATATGTAGCGTTACATCTAAATTTTTAGATCTCAACATAGTACATCTTCATTGCATAATCCATCTTATTCTTATTAAAACTTGATAGTAAACCTACAgttgatgcattattttctGTTATTTTGCTTTGCTATGACAAAGTTCAGTTTTGCAGTTAATCCAATGAAAGTAAACTGACATATTTAAGCAAAGACAGAAGGATATAACTCATATGAGTGAGGTTCAAACCTGGCCGGCTTTAATGAAAGAAGGCCCCAAATCACATAGGAGGTTTCTAAGCTGCCGAGCACGATCTGAAACAACTTCTTCGTCCCTTCCTACGAAGTAGTCATACGCCAAGGTAGACCAGTACAATCCCAAACTCCACACAATCTCCACACCCCTCGAAAGTAACGACACAATTGCTCCTCTGGATTTCAACACCGTATTTCTCACCTAATTATAAATAACATCAAGAAATTCATGCCAAATTGAGTACAGGTGCCTAACAAATTCACACATCCAATTTTTAACTAGAGGATCATCCGAAATCAAACTCGAATTCAGTTCAGAAACCTAACGGATAAATTGAATTCCAACCCGGCTTGATCATTTGCATATTATCACAAGATTAACATAAAACTTCACTAAAATTTacaagaaattaataaaatatgagaGATAAGTTCACTGAGCTAGAGTTCAGTTTCATACAGTTTCTGGACTGTACTTGCGAAACGGCACGCAAACGCCGCGTTCGAAGTCGAGCTGCTCCATGGCGGCGCTAGGTTTGGTCAATTGCCCTTCGCCCGCAGACGCCGCCAAGCTCCTCCGCGTTTCGATTGCGGCATTAGAAACTCGGAATCGCAACGGTTTCTTGCCTCCTCGCATTCGGAGCCTGTAATCAAACGACGCCGGAGCCTTGGACGGCGCATTTCTACGGCTCGGCACAGTGTAAGCTCGCGAGCTCAGATGCTGATTGGCAGGGAACGGAGCTGCGGTTACGCAATTTACGCAGAGCAAATTCATGGATTCTACTCTGGGAGTGGAGGCTGAGAGATTCAGAGAGTGAAATGGGAATGGGATGAACTTCGATGGTTAtggggaggaggaagaagagagcgAGTAATAACGAATTCAAAAATTAGTTGGAAAACTGAAAAGATATTAACATATTTATCTTTTGTGTGATGGATGGGAATCCACATACAATTTTGTACAGGAAATGTTATGGATTAAGTGCAAACGTGTGGGAAAGTGGCTCTCTGAAAGTGATAGGCAACTCTGCAAATCCTCTCTTCTTCCATCGGTTATGAACTTGTggtcatttttctttcttcccttttaTAATTATCTTATATATTTTCAGTAATTACACCATAAGGGGAATTATCTTAGCACTTTAATGGAAAATACTTTTTTACTATAGCTGcagaaaataattatatttgtgcattttttatacaattttcaTTGATTCTCTTCTCCAACAACTAACTATCTAACCCACTAACATTTTCGCTTTGTTAGAAAATATATACAATGTGTATTATCCGTTTATCAGGTTTGTCTCGCTCTAATGAGTTGATGTGTTCACTTTGTTGAATAGGCGCGATTCGTTCTTAGCTTCATGTGAACTCTGATTGTAAGTATGTTACGTCAATCATCTTTATGACATGTTTCTTGGTTTTTCTGATAAATAAGACGATTGCTTATCAAAATTATGTGGATTAATTAGAGACTAACGACTTCACGCAACTATGGGCATGGAATCATGTTTTCGAACTCTGAGTGAGTGACATGTCTAAGTAAGGACATTTCTCCATGTGAAACTCAAATTTCTAATTCATATACCATTTCTTCTAAATCTAAATGACAAACAACAAATTACATGAAAGACTTGAAAGTTGAAGAAATGAGATGTTTATTAGGATTTCCTACCACTTACCATGACCAATCTGAATAACAGATATCCGCATGAATTTGTTTCTCCATTTCACATGACATAGGGTTACATTttattagcatttttttttagattgactgatttttttttgtataaatttacacttatggatgatttttttactttttgacaaacaatagcGTTGATAATTATCTTAAAAATCGATTATATGGCTTTGGAGAaaattttatacattttttgCTAGGGTAGAATATAAACAATTGATGAGTGTATAATGACATACTATATGTAAATAATCAATTTTTTCAGTGTTACCTATCATTGAATAAAGACAGATTCGATTTGGCCCGTGAAAGCTGGGTCTTTTTTCCCAtacgaagaagatgaagatttagcgggaaaataaaaaagttaaacaAGATTGGCGGGAAGAATACTTGCCTTCCTAAAGTTCTCATATAAAAGCATCAGTTCATCTCATACCGCCCACTTCCACTTCCTCTCTCTTTCATTTCCCTGATCGGTTTCTCTCTCCAAAGGTTTCAAAGATGTTCTCAGGCTCCCAATTCGATGCCACGAACGCCTTCTCCGGCGGCGGTTTCATGGCTTCTCAGTCCACTCAATTCGGCGATTCCACTCCCTCTCCGGCCAAGGTAACGCTTCCCTTCAGTAACtgtgaaaaaatgaaaaaataagaatatatatttaattaatttgatgttTGTAGGTTATTTTGCTTGATTTTTGTTAAAATCCGATTTAGGGTTTCGGCAAGGTAGGTGTTTGCTCACTTTCCTCTCAATTGTCGCCCgttgatttttgttgtttgattGATTTTGGAAGTATTTTTGTTGTATTTGTTGTTTCAGAGACGCGAAACTCACGGATTGGTTCCGGTTACGGTGAAGCAGATCAGCGAAGCCCATCAGTCCGGTGATGAAAAATCGAACTTTGTGATCAGCGGTGCAGATGTTGCTAACGTATGTACGCACCTTTTTTAGTTTTATCAggattttattgtttgttgctcATAGCAATCAATTGAATGGAAAAGGAGAGATTTTCGGAATGTTTCAGTTAATATGATATTTGGTTGGTTTAGGTGTCGGTGGTTGGGATGGTTTTTGACAAAGCCGAAAGGAACACTGATGTTGATTTCACTGTGGATGACGGAACAGGGCGAATCAAGTGCCGAAGATGGTAATTTTTGCGTTGCCCTGTTTGATTGAGTTTATATTATCACATTGTTAGCTGTTTTGAAGAGATTATTGCGTTTTGGCGTTCAATGCAATGCACAATCTGGCAACTTAAGCTAAAAATGAATATATAGATAG of the Pyrus communis chromosome 1, drPyrComm1.1, whole genome shotgun sequence genome contains:
- the LOC137736306 gene encoding uncharacterized protein isoform X2, with the protein product MPHKVNYGIDYDDEYDAYEDYDYDYDDDDDESGIEKNVTGKAVESKRETERPKVWSCSICTYDNEENMSACDICGVLRNPLSKSIRDNKTVEGRCKDSGVSIMAKSIFASLPHQKPKQAVLFHQQKDDSMIEEGNNFHRLGDFKGPIHEFHNTFNVHNKHRIDIAPFKFDVPSPDDVVSNGLWSSKTAGVIDLKSSKAYSNVAKKSSVVSTQSSAEWSGSSSTMAQKREQGRLDKQNKLENRTVSYHHGSSGAITIQENGKFSESSSASQPTSRRDSGVESTSEIRGKSQSVTSGLKNMTLDARSGYSNSVSVGESRSQADYKPEKWMLPDQAVDTLTQLNLAIVGHVDSGKSTLSGRLLHLLGRISQKEMHKYEKEANLQGKGSFAYAWALDESTEERERGITMTVAVAYFDSRKYHVVVLDSPGHKDFVPNMISGATQADAAILLIDASVGAFEAGMDVGKGQTREHAQLIRSFGVDQIIVAINKMDIVEYSKDRFDLIRQTLGTFLRSCGFRDSWVSWIPLSAMENQNLVAAPSDVRLLSWYRGPYLLDAIDSLKPPTREFSKPLLMPICDVIKSSSQGQVSACGKLEAGALRSGFKVLVMPSGESGTVRSLERDSQACAIARAGDNVAVTLQGIDGGRVMAGGVLCHPSFPVAVAKHLELKVLVLDVTTPILIGSQLEFHIHHAKEAARVVKISSLLDPKTGKVTRKAPRCLTAKQSAVIEVILHAPVCVEEFSNSRALGRAFLRASGSTIAVGVVTRIIEEQK
- the LOC137736306 gene encoding uncharacterized protein isoform X1, which gives rise to MPHKVNYGIDYDDEYDAYEDYDYDYDDDDDESGIEKNVTGKAVESKRETERPKVWSCSICTYDNEENMSACDICGVLRNPLSKSIRDNKTVEGRCKDSGVSIMAKSIFASLPHQKPKQAVLFHQQKDDSMIEEGNNFHRLGDFKGPIHEFHNTFNVHNKHRIDIAPFKFDVPSPDDVVSNGLWSSKTGSKAGVIDLKSSKAYSNVAKKSSVVSTQSSAEWSGSSSTMAQKREQGRLDKQNKLENRTVSYHHGSSGAITIQENGKFSESSSASQPTSRRDSGVESTSEIRGKSQSVTSGLKNMTLDARSGYSNSVSVGESRSQADYKPEKWMLPDQAVDTLTQLNLAIVGHVDSGKSTLSGRLLHLLGRISQKEMHKYEKEANLQGKGSFAYAWALDESTEERERGITMTVAVAYFDSRKYHVVVLDSPGHKDFVPNMISGATQADAAILLIDASVGAFEAGMDVGKGQTREHAQLIRSFGVDQIIVAINKMDIVEYSKDRFDLIRQTLGTFLRSCGFRDSWVSWIPLSAMENQNLVAAPSDVRLLSWYRGPYLLDAIDSLKPPTREFSKPLLMPICDVIKSSSQGQVSACGKLEAGALRSGFKVLVMPSGESGTVRSLERDSQACAIARAGDNVAVTLQGIDGGRVMAGGVLCHPSFPVAVAKHLELKVLVLDVTTPILIGSQLEFHIHHAKEAARVVKISSLLDPKTGKVTRKAPRCLTAKQSAVIEVILHAPVCVEEFSNSRALGRAFLRASGSTIAVGVVTRIIEEQK
- the LOC137736306 gene encoding uncharacterized protein isoform X4, translating into MPHKVNYGIDYDDEYDAYEDYDYDYDDDDDESGIEKNVTGKAVESKRETERPKVWSCSICTYDNEENMSACDICGVLRNPLSKSIRDNKTAPFKFDVPSPDDVVSNGLWSSKTAGVIDLKSSKAYSNVAKKSSVVSTQSSAEWSGSSSTMAQKREQGRLDKQNKLENRTVSYHHGSSGAITIQENGKFSESSSASQPTSRRDSGVESTSEIRGKSQSVTSGLKNMTLDARSGYSNSVSVGESRSQADYKPEKWMLPDQAVDTLTQLNLAIVGHVDSGKSTLSGRLLHLLGRISQKEMHKYEKEANLQGKGSFAYAWALDESTEERERGITMTVAVAYFDSRKYHVVVLDSPGHKDFVPNMISGATQADAAILLIDASVGAFEAGMDVGKGQTREHAQLIRSFGVDQIIVAINKMDIVEYSKDRFDLIRQTLGTFLRSCGFRDSWVSWIPLSAMENQNLVAAPSDVRLLSWYRGPYLLDAIDSLKPPTREFSKPLLMPICDVIKSSSQGQVSACGKLEAGALRSGFKVLVMPSGESGTVRSLERDSQACAIARAGDNVAVTLQGIDGGRVMAGGVLCHPSFPVAVAKHLELKVLVLDVTTPILIGSQLEFHIHHAKEAARVVKISSLLDPKTGKVTRKAPRCLTAKQSAVIEVILHAPVCVEEFSNSRALGRAFLRASGSTIAVGVVTRIIEEQK